A section of the Rhizophagus irregularis chromosome 16, complete sequence genome encodes:
- a CDS encoding uncharacterized protein (SECRETED:cutsite_TYG-SL; SECRETED:prob_0.5794); SECRETED:SignalP(1-26) yields MKVTKNSEFLYYLLEFFLFFTISTYGSLIPNDRVITDVPEDYDLLEGIIYNIVHNMSDLNLVSSDEYVTVAQSNDSDPYQRWSLRKVKDNIYNIVNIGSGTNLDNNGDVAYVSSHQNNFITNENQHWTFRKIRNNTYNIANMKDETRNSLIAIDSNGTKVYILPSDKDNLHQQWLFEPINYELTTVITDFDLNYDDTRNRNKKQINLLSGNNKILNPTNVTIEQTVDRIETKSNSFSLEIRRSESFKIGAHIDLHFEIGVSVFDILQLKAGVSGGIEGEIKSTVEERNKGSVTDKVSYHIQHKVIVPPYTSVQVIANVDKVDLVAPFNAKIKITCKADRLSKSGQVVKMTDVDVNVIKYYFQRENSGGVIIDGDLFYINTNGTLKIDGYGFDSEIKTINIETFKPKGTPSSPSSPSSPLSPLSPFSPSSPSSPSNKSESTSESSPKNLVLLYQVILTLFQIIMLLQIQN; encoded by the coding sequence atgaaagtaacaaaaaatagtgaatttctttattatcttttagAGTTTTTCCTATTCTTTACGATTTCTACATATGGTTCTTTAATTCCTAATGATCGAGTTATTACTGATGTCCCTGAAGACTATGATCTTTTAGAAggaataatatataacattGTTCATAACATGTCAGACTTGAACTTAGTTAGTTCTGATGAATATGTTACAGTAGCTCAATCTAATGATTCTGATCCGTATCAACGTTGGTCATTACGAAAGGTTAAAGACAATATctataatattgtaaatataggATCAGGTACAAATTTAGATAACAATGGTGATGTAGCATATGTCAGTAGCcatcaaaataatttcattactaATGAAAATCAACACTGGACATTtagaaaaatcagaaataatacatataatatcgCTAATATGAAAGATGAAACTCGTAATAGTTTAATTGCCATAGATAGTAATGGTACAAAAGTTTATATCTTACCTTCTGATAAGGATAATCTTCATCAACAATGGCTATTTGAACCCATCAATTATGAATTAACTACAGTAATAACGGactttgatttaaattatgatgataCACGAAATCGtaacaaaaaacaaattaacCTTTTAAgtggtaataataaaattttgaatccAACTAACGTAACTATAGAACAAACGGTTGATAGAATAGAAACAAAATCAAATAGTTTTTCTTTGGAAATCAGAAGATCAGAGTCATTTAAAATTGGTGCACATATTGATTTACATTTTGAAATTGGTGTAAGTGTTTTTGATATATTACAGTTGAAAGCAGGTGTTAGTGGAGGGATTGAAGGTGAGATTAAATCGACAGTTGAAGAAAGAAACAAAGGTAGTGTAACAGATAAAGTTTCATACCATATTCAACACAAAGTCATTGTACCACCTTATACCTCAGTACAAGTCATTGCTAATGTAGATAAGGTTGATCTTGTAGCACCCTTTAAtgcaaaaatcaaaattacttGTAAAGCAGATAGACTGAGCAAAAGCGGACAAGTTGTTAAAATGACTGATGTTGAtgttaatgtaattaaatattattttcaaaggGAAAATTCAGGAGGTGTAATAATAGATggagatttattttatatcaatacAAATGGAACTCTTAAAATAGATGGTTATGGATTTGATTCagaaattaaaacaataaacataGAGACTTTTAAACCGAAAGGGACACCTTCGTCACCTTCGTCACCTTCGTCACCTTTGTCGCCTTTGTCACCTTTTTCACCTTCGTCACCTTCGTCACCTTCAAACAAGTCAGAATCCACTTCAGAATCTTCTCCAAAGAATCTAGTTTTACTTTATCAAGTAATACTtactttatttcaaataattatgttactacaaatacaaaattaa